A part of Fusarium graminearum PH-1 chromosome 3, whole genome shotgun sequence genomic DNA contains:
- a CDS encoding oxidation resistance protein 1, with product MSFSDRNDSPETPESSGTGTPVNSNRASASYITNMWTGLIRRFSSEGSFPSQADTAYDDNFNYHDGNGHNTKDGINGVFSPVRRTASPMRPPPLDPLILHGYRQGTPSSAKLLSAAVAEEIRTMVPERLRIVDDWNLIYSLEQDGASLATLYQRCRQFEGKRAGFVLVVKDLEGGVFGAYLSEYPHPAHTYFGNGECFLWRASNITPLPPPPSADTTNLNSRNTTLAPPPPSSEANTPTHSRPASPTPSEAVRFKAFPYSGLNDFCINCETGFLSVGSGGGHYGLWLDNGLEVGHSSRCETYGNEPLSDEGTKFGVIGVELWVMGV from the exons ATGAGCTTTTCGGACCGCAACGACTCCCCCGAAACACCCGAATCCTCCGGCACCGGTACGCCTGTTAACTCAAATCGCGCTTCTGCGTCGTACATTACCAATATGTGGACTGGTCTTATCCGCCGCTTTTCCAGTGAGGGCTCCTTCCCCAGCCAGGCCGACACCGCCTATgacgacaacttcaactaTCACGACGGCAATGGCCACAACACAAAGGACGGCATAAACGGCGTCTTCTCTCCCGTGCGCCGAACGGCTAGTCCCATGCGTCCTCCACCACTGGACCCTCTTATTCTTCACGGTTATCGCCAGGGAACACCGTCCTCGGCCAAGTTGCTGAGTGCCGCGGTGGCGGAGGAAATCCGTACCATGGTCCCTGAGCGCTTGCGCATCGTCGACGACTGGAATCTCATTTATAGCCTCGAACAGGATGGCGCGAGCTTAGCGACGCTGTACCAGCGGTGTCGGCAATTCGAGGGCAAGCGAGCGGGTtttgtccttgttgtcaaggatcTCGAAGGAGGG GTCTTTGGCGCATATCTTTCCGAGTATCCTCATCCTGCGCATACGTATTTTGGCAACGGCGAGTGCTTTCTTTGGCGAGCTTCAAACATTACACCTCTCCCACCGCCTCCATCGGCCGACACGACAAATCTTAACTCTCGAAACACAACGCTCGCTCCACCGCCACCATCGTCAGAAGCCAACACGCCCACTCACTCCCGCCCAGCGTCCCCTACACCCAGCGAAGCGGTGCGGTTCAAAGCATTCCCATACAGCGGCCTGAATGACTTTTGCATTAATTGCGAAACGGGCTTTCTGAGCGTCGGGTCAGGCGGTGGACACTATGGACTCTGGCTAGACAACGGACTGGAAGTTGGACACAGCTCCAGGTGCGAGACGTACGGAAACGAACCGCTGAGCGACGAAGGAACTAAATTTGGGGTCATTGGCGTAGAGCTTTGGGTTATGGGCGTATAA
- a CDS encoding mitogen-activated protein kinase, with product MSRANPPNAAGSRKISFNVSEQYDIQDVVGEGAYGVVCSAIHKPSGQKVAIKKITPFDHSMFCLRTLREMKLLRYFNHENIISILDIQKPRSYESFQEVYLIQELMETDMHRVIRTQDLSDDHCQYFIYQTLRALKAMHSANVLHRDLKPSNLLLNANCDLKVCDFGLARSAASQEDNSGFMTEYVATRWYRAPEIMLTFKEYTKAIDVWSVGCILAEMLSGKPLFPGKDYHHQLTLILDVLGTPTMEDYYGIKSRRAREYIRSLPFKKKVPFRTLFPKTSDLALDLLEKLLAFNPVKRITVEEALKHPYLEPYHDPEDEPTAPPIPEEFFDFDKHKDNLSKEQLKQLIYQEIMR from the exons ATGTCTCGAGCGAACCCCCCTAACGCTGCGGGGTCCCGCAAGATCTCCTTCAATGTGAGCGAGCAATATGATATCCAGGATGTGGTCGGCGAAGGCGCTTATGGTGTCGTCTG TTCCGCCATTCACAAGCCCTCGGGCCAAAAGgtcgccatcaagaagatcactCCTTTCGATCACTCCATGTTCTGTCTAAGAACTCTGCGAGAGATGAAGCTGCTGCGATACTTCAACCACGAGAACATCATTTCTATTCTCGACATTCAGAAGCCCCGAAGTTACGAGTCATTTCAGGAAGTCTATCTGATCCAG GAGCTGATGGAGACGGATATGCACCGTGTCATCCGCACACAGGATCTTTCCGACGACCACTGCCAGTACTTCATCTACCAGACCCTCCGAGCCCTCAAGGCGATGCACTCGGCCAACGTGCTGCACCGAGACTTGAAGCCCtccaacctcctcctcaacgccaactgTGATCTCAAGGTCTGCGATTTCGGTCTTGCGCGATCCGCTGCCTCTCAGGAGGATAACTCTGGTTTCATGACCGAATATGTCGCGACTCGATGGTACCGTGCGCCTGAGATCATGTTGACTTTCAAGGAGTacaccaaggccatcgatgTGTGGTCGGTCGGCTGTATCCTCGCTGAGATGCTCAGCGGCAAGCCTCTTTTCCCCGGAAAGGATT ACCACCACCAGTTGACTCTTATTCTGGATGTGTTGGGCACACCCACCATGGAGGATTACTACGGAATCAAGTCGCGCCGTGCTCGAGAATACATCCGATCGCTCcccttcaagaagaaggttccCTTCCGAACTCTATTCCCCAAGACATCGGATCTGGCCCTCGACCtgctcgagaagctcctcgcATTCAACCCTGTTAAGCGCATTACTGTGGAGGAAGCTCTGAAGCACCCATACCTTGAGCCTTACCACGACCCCGAGGACGAGCCAACAGCGCCCCCAATCCCCGAGGAGttcttcgactttgacaagcACAAAGACAACCTGAGCAAGGAGCAGCTGAAGCAGTTGATCTACCAGGAGATCATGAGGTAA